The Triplophysa rosa linkage group LG15, Trosa_1v2, whole genome shotgun sequence genome has a segment encoding these proteins:
- the chrna2b gene encoding neuronal acetylcholine receptor subunit alpha-2, which yields MYVLKVRASLDVMERFVNRRWFLRMSLLGIILCESISCCEKTYSHAEDELFKKLFESYNKWSRPVPKTSDVVIVKFGLSIAQLIDVDEKNQMMTTNVWLKQEWNDYKLRWKPSDYDNVTSIRVPSELIWVPDIVLYNNADGEFAVTHMTKAHLFYTGKVRWVPPAIYKSSCSIDVTFFPFDQQNCKMKFGSWTYDKAKIDLERIENTVDLKDYWESGEWAIINAVGTYNTKKYDCCHEIYPDITYFFIIRRLPLFYTINLIIPCLLISCLTVLVFYLPSDCGEKITLCISVLLSLTVFLLLITEIIPSTSLVIPLIGEYLLFTMIFVTLSIVITVFVLNVHHRSPSTHKMPRWVHSVFLDLIPRWLFMRRPAPDSRRRQKLLLLQQQGQGQGMASRVLGPAAVPLSTSSSWFRRENSGEEESRRRFCYKDLELGTLSSAISFSLHPPSPCPLSSAPPTLQKYGPSPRMEVGGASRQPGSRANVTKRPDNMTTNNAGFPLSPSVLQALEGVHYIADHLRAEDADFSVKEDWKYVAMVIDRIFLWMFIIVCLLGTIGLFLPPWLAGMI from the exons ATGTATGTATTGAAAGTAAGAGCATCATTGGATGTCATGGAGCGTTTTGTGAATCGTCGGTGGTTTCTAAGGATGTCTCTTCTCGGTATTATTCTATGTGAGTCAA TTTCTTGTTGTGAAAAGACTTACTCACACGCTGAAGATGAACTCTTCAAAAAGCTCTTTGAAAGCTACAATAAGTGGTCAAGACCTGTCCCGAAAACCTCTGATGTTGTCATTGTCAAGTTTGGCTTATCGATCGCCCAACTGATTGATGTG GACGAGAAGAATCAGATGATGACAACAAACGTCTGGCTGAAGCAG GAGTGGAATGACTATAAACTACGATGGAAACCTTCAGACTATGACAATGTGACTTCTATCAGAGTTCCGTCAGAACTTATCTGGGTCCCGGATATAGTTTTATACAACAA TGCAGATGGCGAGTTTGCCGTGACCCACATGACCAAAGCCCACCTCTTCTACACAGGTAAAGTGCGCTGGGTTCCACCTGCCATCTACAAGAGCTCATGCAGCATTGATGTCACCTTCTTCCCCTTTGACCAGCAGAACTGCAAAATGAAGTTTGGCTCATGGACTTACGACAAAGCCAAGATCGACCTGGAGCGCATCGAGAACACAGTTGACTTAAAAGATTACTGGGAGAGTGGCGAGTGGGCCATCATCAATGCTGTTGGAACCTACAACACCAAGAAATACGACTGCTGCCATGAGATCTACCCCGACATCACCTACTTCTTCATCATTCGTCGCCTTCCTCTCTTCTACACCATCAATCTCATAATACCCTGTCTGCTCATCTCCTGTCTGACCGTTCTGGTTTTCTACCTGCCATCAGACTGTGGGGAGAAGATCACGCTGTGTATCTCCGTTCTCCTTTCCCTCACTGTCTTCCTGCTCCTTATAACCGAAATAATTCCCTCCACCTCACTGGTTATCCCTCTCATTGGAGAATATCTGCTCTTCACTATGATTTTCGTCACCTTGTCAATAGTCATCACTGTTTTTGTACTGAACGTGCATCATAGATCGCCCAGCACTCATAAGATGCCCCGGTGGGTGCATTCGGTCTTCCTGGATTTGATCCCGCGATGGTTGTTTATGCGCAGACCTGCACCTGACAGTCGACGCAGACAGAAACTCCTCCTCTTGCAGCAGCAGGGGCAGGGGCAGGGCATGGCATCAAGGGTGCTCGGACCGGCAGCCGTTCCTCTCAGCACATCTTCTAGCTGGTTCAGAAGGGAGAACTCTGGGGAGGAGGAGTCTCGCAGACGCTTCTGTTATAAGGATTTAGAACTGGGGACACTTTCCTCGGCAATCTCTTTCTCATTACACCCGCCTTCACCCTGCCCGCTCAGCTCAGCTCCACCTACTCTACAGAAATACGGCCCCTCCCCTAGAATGGAGGTGGGAGGGGCTTCCAGGCAGCCTGGCAGTAGAGCTAATGTCACGAAGCGGCCTGACAACATGACAACGAACAACGCAgggtttcctctctcccctagTGTCCTTCAAGCACTGGAGGGGGTTCACTACATAGCAGACCACCTAAGAGCAGAAGATGCTGACTTCAGT GTAAAGGAAGATTGGAAGTATGTTGCTATGGTAATAGACAGAATCTTTCTATGGATGTTCATCATAGTATGTTTATTGGGCACAATCGGTCTCTTTCTCCCACCCTGGCTCGCAGGCATGATCTAG
- the si:ch211-142k18.1 gene encoding uncharacterized protein si:ch211-142k18.1 produces the protein MAWLFSTLGTWLFMLLAVPVVCQSGDDEEWGSGDIPRAVSTGNTSDSVVHADEPTKSDRAVWIEPHFQTLTETEVGDCYVNFHTSQLLSRRLRAFREEVAYLKALQHGNQAVMENLVQFVGAEMGDQRYEDVIQENAVGIKEDHVSCEKVVTKASEDMESQLARDAQATLAGIQKIKEESHAFEEMLRGAADIATRLETSSRALHVKLMEQLRKNTRQPR, from the exons ATGGCGTGGCTATTCTCAACACTGGGCACTTGGCTCTTCATGCTTTTGGCGGTGCCAGTCGTCTGCCAGAGTGGTGATGATGAAGAGTGGGGATCAGGTGACATCCCCAGGGCTGTGTCCACTGGCAACACCTCTGATTCAGTCGTCCATGCAGACGAACCGACCAAATCCGACAGAGCAGTCTGGATCGAACCACATTTCCAGACCCTGACAGAGACAGAGGTCGGCGACTGTTATGTCAATTTCCACACCAGCCAACTCTTGTCAAGGCGGTTACGAGCGTTCAGGGAGGAAGTCGCTTATCTAAAGGCCCTACAGCATGGGAACCAGGCAGTAATGGAGAACCTGGTCCAGTTTGTAGGAGCGGAAATGGGAGATCAACGCTATGAGGATGTTATCCAAGAGAATGCTGTTGGAATCAAGGAAGATCACGTCAGTTGTGAGAAGGTGGTGACGAAAGCATCAGAGGACATGGAGAGTCAGCTCGCTAGAGATGCTCAAGCTACTTTGGCAGGAATTCAGAA AATAAAAGAAGAATCTCACGCCTTTGAAGAAATGCTGCGTGGCGCCGCCGACATCGCCACTCGACTGGAGACCTCCTCACGAGCCCTGCATGTGAAGTTGATGGAGCAGCTGAGGAAGAACACGAGACAGCCAcgctaa